The following coding sequences lie in one Pseudomonas sp. B33.4 genomic window:
- the pepN gene encoding aminopeptidase N, whose translation MRTEQPKMIYLKDYQAPEYLIDETHLTFELFEDHSLVHTQLVMRRNPARGPGLPPLVLDGQQLELLSVSLADQALSDGEYQLTENHLTLQPASETFTLDTSVRIHPETNTALEGLYKSGTMFCTQCEAEGFRKITYYLDRPDVMSKFTTTVVAEQHSYPVLLSNGNPIASGPGEDGRHWATWEDPFMKPAYLFALVAGDLWCVEDTFTTMTDRNVALRIYVEPENIDKCQHAMTSLKKSMRWDEEVYGREYDLDIFMIVAVNDFNMGAMENKGLNIFNSSAVLARAETATDAAHQRVEAIVAHEYFHNWSGNRVTCRDWFQLSLKEGFTVFRDSGFSADMNSATVKRIQDVAYLRTHQFAEDAGPMAHAVRPDSFIEISNFYTLTVYEKGSEVVGMIHTLLGAEGFRKGSDLYFERHDGQAVTCDDFIKAMEDANGVDLTQFKRWYCQAGTPRLAVSESYDAAAKTYSLTFRQSCPETPDKVEKLPFVIPVELGLLDSKGNEIALRLSGEATAQGTTRVISVTEAEQTFTFVDIAEQPLPSLLRGFSAPVKLSFPYNRDQLMFLMQHDSDGFNRWDAGQQLSVQVLQELIGQQQKGESLKLDPRLVSALRTVLSDESLDQAMVAEMLSLPGEAYLTEISEVADVDAIHIAREFARQQLAEGLFEALWLRYQANRDLSKQTPYVAEAEHFARRALQNIALSYLMLSGKPEVLAAALEQFEAADNMTERLTALAVLVNSPFEEQKALALASFAEHFKDNPLVMDQWFSVQAGSTLPGGLERVKALMQHPAFNIKNPNKVRALVGAFAGQNLINFHAADGSGYRFLADLVIELNGFNPQIASRQLAPLTRWRKYDSARQALMKGELERIRASGQLSSDVFEVVSKSLA comes from the coding sequence ATGCGCACCGAACAACCGAAGATGATTTACCTCAAGGACTATCAGGCGCCCGAGTACCTGATCGACGAAACACACCTGACCTTCGAGTTGTTCGAGGATCACAGCCTGGTGCACACGCAGTTGGTGATGCGCCGCAACCCGGCACGTGGCCCGGGCCTGCCGCCGCTGGTGCTCGACGGCCAGCAGCTGGAATTGCTGTCTGTGAGTCTGGCCGATCAGGCGCTGTCTGATGGCGAGTATCAACTGACGGAAAACCACCTGACCCTGCAGCCGGCCAGCGAAACCTTCACGCTCGACACCAGCGTCAGGATCCACCCGGAAACCAACACCGCACTGGAAGGCCTGTACAAATCCGGCACGATGTTCTGCACCCAGTGCGAGGCCGAAGGTTTCCGCAAGATCACTTACTACCTCGACCGCCCGGACGTGATGAGCAAGTTCACCACCACCGTGGTCGCCGAACAGCACAGCTACCCGGTGCTGCTCTCGAACGGCAACCCGATTGCCTCAGGCCCGGGCGAAGACGGCCGGCACTGGGCGACGTGGGAAGACCCGTTCATGAAACCGGCGTACCTGTTTGCGCTGGTGGCCGGTGACTTGTGGTGCGTCGAAGACACCTTTACCACCATGACCGACCGCAACGTCGCGCTGCGCATTTACGTCGAGCCGGAAAACATCGACAAGTGCCAGCACGCGATGACCAGCCTGAAGAAGTCGATGCGCTGGGACGAAGAGGTCTACGGTCGCGAGTACGATCTGGACATCTTCATGATCGTCGCCGTGAATGACTTCAACATGGGCGCGATGGAGAACAAGGGTCTCAACATCTTCAACTCCAGCGCCGTACTGGCCCGCGCCGAAACCGCTACCGATGCCGCCCACCAGCGCGTTGAAGCGATCGTCGCCCACGAATACTTCCACAACTGGTCGGGCAACCGCGTGACCTGCCGCGACTGGTTCCAGCTGTCGCTGAAGGAAGGCTTCACAGTGTTCCGTGATTCCGGCTTCTCCGCCGACATGAACTCGGCCACGGTCAAGCGGATTCAGGACGTGGCTTACCTGCGTACCCACCAGTTCGCCGAAGATGCCGGCCCGATGGCTCACGCTGTGCGCCCGGACAGCTTTATCGAAATCTCCAACTTCTACACCCTGACCGTGTACGAAAAGGGTTCGGAAGTGGTCGGCATGATCCACACCTTGCTCGGCGCCGAAGGCTTCCGTAAAGGCAGCGATCTGTACTTCGAGCGTCACGATGGTCAGGCAGTGACTTGCGATGACTTCATCAAGGCGATGGAAGATGCCAACGGCGTCGATCTGACCCAGTTCAAGCGCTGGTACTGCCAGGCCGGCACGCCACGTCTGGCGGTGAGCGAGTCTTACGACGCTGCCGCGAAAACCTACAGCCTGACCTTCCGCCAGAGCTGCCCGGAAACCCCGGACAAGGTTGAAAAACTGCCGTTCGTGATCCCGGTCGAACTCGGCCTGTTGGATAGCAAAGGCAACGAGATTGCTCTGCGTCTGAGCGGTGAAGCGACGGCACAAGGCACCACCCGCGTGATATCGGTGACCGAAGCCGAGCAGACTTTCACCTTCGTTGATATCGCTGAACAGCCGCTGCCATCGCTGCTGCGCGGCTTCTCGGCACCGGTGAAACTGAGCTTCCCGTACAACCGCGATCAACTGATGTTCCTGATGCAGCACGACAGCGACGGTTTCAACCGCTGGGATGCCGGTCAGCAACTGTCGGTGCAAGTGCTGCAAGAACTGATTGGCCAGCAGCAGAAGGGCGAGAGCCTGAAGCTTGATCCGCGTCTGGTCTCGGCACTGCGCACGGTGCTGTCGGATGAATCGCTGGATCAGGCGATGGTCGCCGAAATGCTTTCGTTGCCGGGTGAGGCGTACCTCACTGAAATCAGCGAAGTGGCGGATGTCGATGCGATTCATATCGCCCGTGAGTTCGCCCGTCAGCAACTGGCGGAAGGTCTGTTCGAAGCGCTGTGGCTGCGTTATCAGGCCAACCGTGACCTGTCGAAGCAAACTCCGTACGTGGCCGAAGCCGAACATTTCGCTCGTCGCGCGTTGCAGAACATTGCGCTGTCGTACCTGATGCTCAGCGGCAAGCCGGAAGTACTGGCGGCGGCGCTGGAGCAATTCGAAGCAGCCGACAACATGACCGAACGCCTGACGGCGCTGGCCGTGTTGGTGAACTCGCCATTTGAAGAGCAGAAAGCCTTGGCGCTGGCGAGTTTCGCCGAGCACTTCAAGGACAACCCGCTGGTTATGGATCAGTGGTTCAGCGTGCAGGCCGGCAGCACTTTGCCAGGCGGTCTGGAGCGGGTGAAAGCGCTGATGCAGCACCCGGCGTTCAACATCAAGAACCCGAACAAGGTGCGTGCACTGGTCGGCGCGTTTGCCGGGCAGAACCTGATCAACTTCCACGCGGCGGATGGCTCGGGTTATCGCTTCCTCGCGGATCTGGTGATTGAGTTGAACGGCTTCAACCCGCAGATCGCTTCGCGCCAACTGGCGCCGCTGACTCGCTGGCGTAAATACGACAGCGCCCGTCAGGCGTTGATGAAGGGCGAGCTGGAGCGGATTCGGGCGTCGGGGCAGTTGTCGAGTGACGTGTTTGAGGTGGTGAGCAAGAGCCTGGCTTGA